In Biomphalaria glabrata chromosome 8, xgBioGlab47.1, whole genome shotgun sequence, the genomic window AGAGGCAAAGTTGTGAAGAAATTGTCCgcaaatattttgtaatttagtgATGGCTTATCCGGCTCATTCTGTGGCAATGTAGAACTAAGCTGAAGTACTACATCAGGACCAACACCAATAGAATCAGCATCCTTTTTATCCTTCTTGCCTTGGTAAACATCAAAATCACATAGCATACCTGCTGACGAGGTTCTAGCCCACACTTTTATTCCCCAAGGATGGGGCTTTCCCTTTATAAACTGCTTAAGTTTGCTGAACTTTCCTTTAAAGGGAATCATCATTTCGTCAATGCTGTTATTTTCATGAGCAAtaacttttaaacaattatttctaaACAGTTTGAGCCAAGGGCGTATCTTCCAAAGCTTGTCCGATTTCTCTTCATTTGTAGCTAAATTGTTATTAACAAAGTGCAAATTTGAAAGGAGTGACTGAAACCTATTCCGACTCATTACTCCAGCAACTGGATCATAACGAGTGTCTGTTTCCCAGTAACACTTGACACCGGGCATCTTGGCTAGGCCCATTCTCAGAAACATGCCTATGATTtgctctatttctttcttattggTGTCAATATTTTTTCCACTCTTTTCAACACTGTACTCATTTGTAAATTTAACAATCAACTCTAGCATGTCATCCGTAAGAAAGTTTTTGAAATAATGCATTGGTGACTGAACTTCATAGTTTTCAGGAAGCTCTAGAACTTTGCCCCGGAAAACTGAGTCTGGTGGATTGAAATTATCTTTTGTCCACTCATagactttctttttcttatttctagCAGAGGCACTAGAAGTAGATGGCAAGGGTTCTGTCACTTCTTCATCGGAAGAGGATTCAGAAGAACTGAGGTCTTGCGTTCCTGTTTCCTTATCAGGTTCTGGTTCATAGTCCTCATCATCAGTTGAATCATTTTCCAAATCACTTTCATTGTAATCAATGACTTCTAAAATATCTAGCACTTCTTGAGCAGTGAATTTCTTAGGGAGTGAAGCTGACATTGTATATtctggtgaaaaaaaaattaacaagattagatatatataccagatatatagtaaaaaaataacaacattgtattttagatttattatttatcatttatAAAAGTAGTGCAGACTTTAAAATCAAGTTCTTTAGAGATCTAgttcaaaatattgtaaattaaatactaaaatCAAATACTGACAATGATACTgttgatctacatctagattagaCGACGTCTTAGacgtcactagatctagatctatatttttttttcacctaccCTAAAGCCCCAATGGGTCACCCATGAcccaatgattttaaaaatgtaattaatactAAACAGAGAACTAATTCGTATTAAATACTATATATAAtcattaaatacattatttagatatttaatACTAACAAAAAGATTGTGTCTTACCTTGTATAAAgcagtaattaaatatttttttcagtcGAAATCTGAGTTCCCAACTTCACATGGAGGTAGCCATATGCAAAAGGGATATTATTCAGTaataagaaaaatttaacataatAGTTGTTTCCCCTGTGTTCCATAGATGGGCCACTGGGTATTGATGGtaaaaattacataaaaaatgAAGTAGACATTTACTTAAACGTAGTTTTGGGTTATGGGTCACCCGTGACCCACTGGGTCTTCCAGGGCTAAGATACATATACTCTAGTTCCCCTGCTCGTCAAATTGACTTACATGACCTGGACAAACCTAACATGCCCTAACGCCCTTTCATTCAGGGCATATCCGGGTGGAGTGGGGCCACAAGTTGGGAGAGACCGAAACTTTTTTAGTAAAGTGGTTCAAATCTAGAGCGACACTCCTCTCCTCCCCTTAGTAGAACTAATTCATATACCTGTTCTATCTGTCCTTTTTCAAATGGCGATAAAATCTCGCGATTATAGAAGCGTACACAAGACTAAATTAAGAATGCGCCAGTGATTGATTTAGACTCTTTCTTCTAATGGCCGAGTTAATGTTTGTTTTGGCTACATACATGAAGGATGAGTCATAGACCTACATGTGTCCATGACTAAGCTTACATGTCCGGCATATGTTACTGAAGCCACATCTCAACTAGCCCAGCCTAGCGTGTGTCACACCTGGACCCAGTACACACCGATACACAATATCACTTCAAAGATGTTTAGCAAACTGTTTCAACGGCAACAGCCTCCATCATATTTTGATAACTTTGTGTGGGAAAAAAATCAGCAAAAGAATAATCTCGCAATGCCCTCTcgttatttataaattttactTATTTGATCT contains:
- the LOC106063932 gene encoding piggyBac transposable element-derived protein 3-like, translating into MSASLPKKFTAQEVLDILEVIDYNESDLENDSTDDEDYEPEPDKETGTQDLSSSESSSDEEVTEPLPSTSSASARNKKKKVYEWTKDNFNPPDSVFRGKVLELPENYEVQSPMHYFKNFLTDDMLELIVKFTNEYSVEKSGKNIDTNKKEIEQIIGMFLRMGLAKMPGVKCYWETDTRYDPVAGVMSRNRFQSLLSNLHFVNNNLATNEEKSDKLWKIRPWLKLFRNNCLKVIAHENNSIDEMMIPFKGKFSKLKQFIKGKPHPWGIKVWARTSSAGMLCDFDVYQGKKDKKDADSIGVGPDVVLQLSSTLPQNEPDKPSLNYKIFADNFFTTLPLLEDLQKKGIHYTGTVRPNRLPGILLDSEKNMKKKGRGTMDQCVEKSTNIVAVRWYDTKAVNMLSTLSGVEPSKTVNRFEKAKSAYVQVQQPAVIKLYNESMGGVDLHNCFIAKHSFHIRSKRWYLYIFWQTIRMMFVNAWLSYRQACQLIGMSKKDVLNQRNFQTKLASLLINLHAHTQKKRGRPSLEGATASPSRKKSALRPMPEPEVRTDGFFHFPIKTEDRQRCKLCSMKTNNICEKCKVYLCYTEQRNCFRSFHVS